In a genomic window of Planctomycetaceae bacterium:
- a CDS encoding DUF1501 domain-containing protein, translating to MFSLYGHGSKLCDGITRRDVLRIGTLTLGGLSLADVLRADQAAGVRRHKSVIMIYMCGAPGHQDMYDLKMSAPSEIRGEFRPIPTSVDGIEICEHMPRLAAIMDKCVPLRSVYGSPDGAHDSFICYTGRTTRNQPPGGWPSMGSVTSRVLGPVNQAVPPFVGLAPDAGHPPYGSPGHPGFLGVAHSAFRPSGPAAEDMKLHGISADRLSNRRALLTGIDQLRRDIDASGTLDGMDAISQQAFNILTSSALAEALDISKEPDSVRERYGKGDENRFGDGAPRNLEHFLMARRLVEAGCRVVTLNFGRWDFHSNNFDGMKNTHLPQFDQGLSALIEDLHQRGLSDDVAVIAWGEFGRTPRINKDAGRDHWPQVGGGLLAGGGFRTGQVIGATDRLGAEIADRPVHFGEVLAALYRHLGINPDTTKLTDLTGRPQYLLDHTTPLPELV from the coding sequence ATGTTCTCACTCTACGGCCACGGAAGCAAGTTATGCGACGGAATCACCCGACGAGACGTGCTGCGCATCGGTACGCTCACGCTTGGTGGCCTGTCTCTTGCCGACGTTCTGAGAGCAGATCAGGCCGCCGGAGTGCGGCGCCATAAATCCGTCATCATGATCTACATGTGCGGAGCACCCGGGCATCAGGATATGTACGACCTGAAAATGTCTGCTCCTTCCGAGATTCGCGGAGAGTTTCGACCCATTCCAACCAGCGTCGATGGCATCGAGATTTGCGAACACATGCCTCGATTGGCTGCCATCATGGACAAATGTGTTCCGCTGCGAAGCGTGTACGGTTCTCCGGATGGTGCTCACGATTCATTTATCTGCTACACCGGTCGAACAACGCGCAATCAGCCGCCCGGCGGATGGCCTTCCATGGGTTCGGTCACCTCTCGAGTCCTTGGACCGGTTAATCAGGCGGTTCCCCCATTCGTTGGACTCGCCCCGGATGCAGGACACCCACCATACGGCTCGCCAGGACATCCGGGATTTCTCGGTGTGGCTCATTCTGCGTTTCGACCGTCCGGTCCTGCAGCAGAAGACATGAAGCTGCATGGCATCTCTGCCGATCGACTTAGCAACCGTCGTGCTCTGTTGACGGGGATCGACCAGCTTCGTCGAGATATCGATGCAAGCGGAACTCTGGACGGCATGGATGCTATCAGCCAGCAGGCATTCAACATTCTCACAAGCAGCGCGCTGGCGGAAGCCCTGGATATTTCGAAAGAACCGGATTCTGTTCGAGAACGATACGGCAAGGGAGACGAGAATCGATTCGGAGATGGAGCACCGCGCAATCTGGAACACTTTCTGATGGCGCGGCGTCTTGTCGAAGCAGGCTGTCGCGTTGTGACTCTGAATTTCGGACGTTGGGATTTTCACAGCAACAATTTTGATGGAATGAAGAACACCCACCTTCCGCAATTTGACCAGGGGCTTTCTGCGCTCATCGAAGATCTTCATCAGAGAGGACTTTCCGATGATGTTGCTGTCATCGCATGGGGCGAATTTGGCCGAACACCCAGAATCAACAAGGATGCCGGACGCGATCACTGGCCACAAGTTGGCGGAGGACTACTGGCTGGCGGTGGATTTCGAACAGGACAGGTCATCGGCGCCACAGATCGACTTGGGGCTGAGATTGCTGATCGACCGGTACACTTCGGAGAAGTTCTTGCCGCGCTCTATCGCCATCTGGGAATCAATCCGGACACGACGAAACTCACCGACCTCACCGGACGACCTCAGTATTTACTGGATCACACGACTCCCCTGCCCGAACTTGTTTAA
- a CDS encoding PAS domain S-box protein, translated as MPNSSIIAVFTCDVCGRFTSFNSNICRILGRTPSLQESVPEFLNACHIQHLDGTPMSVEQCPVLSAIRTGEEHSSELTVRRGGQEPLTILATASPVFGPGGEISGATAVLVDITQREKDRSSLALFRTLIDNIPDCIEVIDPETGGFLDVNEFSCKLHGYTREEFLGLCVTDIDSSLSPSSWNQFRDELKKSGRMVCHAEHRCRDGSVFPVEVNAAFIHLDRDYFLAVVRDMSDQRAVRSLLRESEQKWRAIATTMPHALYIFDIPSAKNVYMNREVWSDLGYTAADFPEGGRDILNKLLHPEDLARVPELLSRWDNVCDGEILETEYRMRHASGEWHWFLGRDTVFHRDDNGRVVQVIGTAQDVTEWKRAEQTLRENETRLRLSIQSANIGSWEWDIQCNEVRFSPEWKQQLGYQDDELADDYMEWEGRLHPQDRERVLKALQDYFIHKEADYAIEFRLRHRDGSYRWIYTRGTARWDKNGQPVRMMGCHVDITERRRAEDTIHQFVEVLAHTTGQEFFTVLVQNLSKICQVEYAFAASVDASSPDEIQTIAAARNGNSIANVRYRMHGTPCEHVVRRSLCYFPSHVQERFPEDQMLAKLGAESYMGIPLWASDGQPLGLLVLLHTGPMNDAELTRATLQIVAVRCGAELERKRAEELLRKSEERLLSVVRNTPNVAIQWYDSDGQVRLWNEASETLYGYHSAEVVGRRLAELDPPPKDPTTLGLAFEELRNANGAAAPSEYSFQQRDGRKGTCLSSIFRIPGDEDNDLFVCMDVDITERKQAEEERRHLEKQLLHAQKLESLGVLAGGIAHDFNNLLTSMMGYASLAQADVEAESSVSDMLREIEKAAQRAAQLTQQLLAYAGKGRFVVEPVRLDAVVEDLARLLATVISRKAAVTLDLQPTVIHGDASQIQQVVMNLITNASDALGGENGRIRIRTGVRHVESEQLTSLVCPDPLPTGDYAFLEVEDTGTGMTAETVARIFDPFFTTKFAGRGLGLAAVLGIVRSHKGTIHVDSRSGTGTRFEVLFPASSVAVMPKVGSKPASGYEKGQGEILLIEDDPNVRLFTKHTLEKAGFTVRIAVDGREGVDEFRHHRDQIVVVLLDLTMPKKDGTEVLREIRELSPKVPILVMSGFSEQDVLSRCTRLGATGFLQKPFLPRRLLTEVNGMLETAHRVPA; from the coding sequence TTGCCAAACTCGTCAATAATCGCTGTCTTCACTTGTGATGTCTGCGGGCGATTCACTTCGTTCAATTCGAACATTTGCAGAATACTCGGGCGGACACCGTCTTTGCAGGAATCGGTTCCGGAGTTCCTTAATGCGTGTCACATTCAGCATCTGGATGGGACACCAATGTCTGTCGAACAGTGTCCGGTCTTGTCCGCAATCAGGACTGGCGAAGAGCATTCCTCAGAACTCACTGTGCGTCGTGGTGGTCAGGAGCCGTTGACTATACTTGCGACGGCTTCTCCCGTGTTTGGGCCCGGTGGCGAAATCAGCGGAGCCACTGCGGTTCTGGTCGATATCACGCAGCGGGAGAAGGATCGCAGTTCACTCGCGCTGTTTCGAACCCTGATTGACAATATTCCCGATTGCATTGAAGTCATCGATCCGGAGACAGGCGGGTTTCTGGATGTCAATGAGTTTTCGTGCAAACTGCATGGCTATACGCGGGAGGAGTTTCTGGGGCTTTGTGTGACGGATATTGATTCGAGTCTGTCGCCATCGTCATGGAATCAGTTTCGGGATGAGTTAAAGAAATCGGGACGAATGGTTTGCCATGCCGAGCATCGCTGCCGGGATGGTTCGGTGTTTCCTGTTGAAGTGAATGCAGCCTTCATTCATCTCGACAGGGATTATTTTCTGGCCGTTGTCCGAGACATGTCAGATCAGCGAGCTGTGCGAAGTTTACTGCGGGAGAGTGAGCAGAAATGGCGGGCGATTGCCACGACGATGCCGCATGCCCTTTACATCTTCGACATTCCGTCGGCAAAGAATGTTTATATGAATCGGGAGGTGTGGTCGGATCTTGGTTACACCGCAGCAGACTTTCCCGAGGGAGGCCGCGATATCCTCAACAAGCTTCTGCATCCGGAAGACCTTGCTCGCGTTCCTGAGTTGCTGTCTCGATGGGACAACGTTTGCGATGGCGAGATTCTTGAGACCGAATATCGAATGCGTCATGCCTCTGGCGAGTGGCATTGGTTTTTGGGGCGAGACACCGTATTCCATCGAGACGACAACGGTCGCGTCGTTCAGGTGATCGGCACAGCTCAGGATGTGACCGAGTGGAAGAGGGCAGAGCAGACACTGCGTGAAAACGAAACACGTCTTCGGCTTTCCATTCAGTCTGCGAATATCGGATCCTGGGAATGGGATATTCAATGCAACGAGGTTCGGTTTTCTCCGGAATGGAAGCAACAGCTTGGTTATCAGGATGATGAACTGGCCGATGACTACATGGAATGGGAAGGAAGACTGCACCCGCAGGATCGCGAACGTGTTCTCAAAGCACTGCAGGACTATTTCATTCACAAGGAGGCGGATTACGCAATCGAATTTCGCCTGCGGCACAGAGACGGTTCCTATCGATGGATCTATACGCGAGGAACGGCGCGATGGGATAAGAATGGCCAGCCCGTACGAATGATGGGATGTCATGTCGACATTACGGAAAGACGCCGGGCGGAAGATACCATCCACCAGTTTGTGGAGGTACTGGCTCATACAACTGGTCAGGAATTCTTTACGGTGCTGGTTCAGAATCTGAGCAAAATCTGTCAGGTGGAGTATGCCTTCGCTGCATCCGTGGATGCCTCCAGTCCGGACGAAATTCAGACAATTGCAGCCGCAAGAAACGGCAATTCCATTGCCAATGTCCGTTACAGGATGCATGGCACACCCTGCGAACATGTTGTGCGCCGTTCCTTATGCTACTTCCCAAGCCATGTTCAGGAACGATTTCCGGAAGACCAGATGCTTGCGAAGCTGGGAGCGGAAAGCTACATGGGCATCCCCTTGTGGGCCAGCGATGGTCAGCCGCTCGGGCTGCTCGTGCTGCTCCATACCGGACCTATGAATGATGCTGAACTAACCCGAGCCACTCTGCAGATTGTCGCCGTTCGGTGCGGTGCAGAACTGGAGCGCAAACGAGCAGAAGAATTACTTCGCAAGAGTGAAGAGCGATTACTGTCCGTCGTGCGAAATACACCCAACGTCGCCATTCAGTGGTATGATTCAGATGGTCAAGTCCGACTCTGGAATGAAGCTTCTGAAACCCTGTATGGCTACCATTCTGCCGAAGTTGTTGGTCGGAGGCTCGCCGAGCTTGACCCACCGCCGAAGGATCCGACGACCCTGGGTCTTGCGTTTGAAGAGCTTCGCAATGCGAACGGTGCCGCAGCTCCGAGTGAGTACAGTTTTCAGCAGCGCGATGGAAGAAAGGGAACCTGTCTATCAAGTATCTTCAGGATTCCGGGCGACGAAGACAACGATCTGTTTGTCTGTATGGACGTGGACATCACGGAAAGAAAACAGGCGGAAGAGGAACGTCGGCACCTGGAAAAACAGCTTCTGCATGCTCAGAAACTTGAAAGCCTTGGTGTCCTTGCCGGAGGGATCGCCCATGATTTCAACAACCTTCTGACTTCAATGATGGGTTATGCCAGTCTGGCGCAGGCTGATGTCGAAGCGGAATCGAGTGTCAGCGACATGTTGCGGGAAATTGAAAAGGCTGCTCAACGCGCAGCCCAGTTGACACAGCAACTGCTTGCGTATGCAGGGAAGGGCCGATTTGTTGTTGAGCCTGTTCGACTGGATGCGGTCGTTGAAGATCTGGCACGATTGCTGGCCACAGTTATCTCACGAAAGGCAGCAGTAACGCTGGATCTTCAGCCAACCGTGATCCATGGTGATGCGTCGCAGATTCAACAGGTTGTTATGAACTTAATTACCAATGCCTCAGATGCACTCGGTGGCGAAAACGGCCGAATTCGTATTCGAACCGGAGTCCGTCATGTTGAATCCGAACAATTGACCTCTCTGGTTTGTCCGGATCCTCTGCCAACCGGAGATTACGCTTTTCTTGAGGTGGAAGATACGGGCACCGGAATGACGGCTGAAACCGTCGCAAGGATCTTCGACCCATTCTTTACGACTAAATTCGCAGGACGTGGTCTGGGACTCGCTGCGGTTCTTGGAATTGTTCGAAGTCATAAAGGTACAATTCACGTCGATTCACGATCCGGAACCGGAACGCGTTTTGAAGTGCTGTTCCCGGCAAGTTCCGTGGCAGTGATGCCCAAAGTGGGTTCAAAACCTGCATCCGGATATGAAAAAGGTCAGGGGGAGATTCTGTTGATTGAAGACGACCCCAACGTGCGACTGTTTACGAAGCACACACTGGAAAAGGCTGGCTTTACTGTTCGTATTGCCGTCGATGGTCGGGAAGGCGTCGATGAATTTCGGCATCACAGAGATCAAATCGTTGTCGTTCTGCTGGACCTGACAATGCCGAAGAAAGATGGGACAGAAGTCCTTCGAGAGATTCGCGAACTGAGTCCGAAAGTGCCTATCCTTGTGATGAGTGGCTTCAGCGAACAGGATGTCCTGTCCCGATGCACGCGACTTGGTGCAACCGGATTTCTTCAGAAACCATTCCTGCCTCGACGATTGCTGACGGAAGTCAACGGAATGCTCGAAACCGCCCACCGAGTGCCTGCTTAG
- a CDS encoding IS110 family transposase has translation MNSQAASWNILVGIDVAKDKLDIADNQGHRVRTIGNNQKDLTAWIQSLGDTTGTFVVMEATGGYESLLVELLHQHRIALAVVNPRQVRDFARGIGRIEKTDPIDAEVIVRFGEIVKPAAAEPPSDEQVRLGRLVERRRQILDLINQEQNRLHQTQDKETRALIDMVLKPLRKQLKTLDERIAGAVKNDESHTRRVEILNSVKGIGPVTVSTLLAELPELGKLNRRQIAKLVGVAPISRDSGRSSHRRKTVGGRSGVRRTLYMAAMSAAQFNPRMKSFYLRLLAVGKQKKVALTAVMRKLITILNTLVRTDQLWKDPSPPVGDYELV, from the coding sequence ATGAACAGTCAAGCAGCCTCATGGAATATCCTCGTGGGGATCGATGTGGCTAAAGACAAACTCGACATCGCAGACAATCAGGGCCATCGTGTCCGGACCATCGGCAACAATCAGAAGGACCTCACCGCGTGGATTCAGTCGCTGGGCGATACGACCGGCACCTTTGTCGTGATGGAAGCGACCGGTGGCTATGAATCGCTGCTCGTTGAACTTCTTCATCAGCATCGTATTGCATTGGCTGTCGTGAATCCCCGACAGGTGCGAGACTTTGCCCGAGGCATCGGACGCATTGAAAAGACCGACCCGATTGATGCTGAGGTCATCGTCCGATTCGGCGAAATCGTTAAGCCCGCCGCTGCAGAGCCACCGTCGGACGAACAGGTCCGGCTTGGGCGGCTTGTGGAACGGCGACGACAGATCCTTGATCTGATCAACCAGGAGCAGAATCGTTTGCATCAGACTCAGGACAAGGAAACTCGGGCGTTGATTGATATGGTTCTGAAACCACTCAGAAAACAGCTCAAAACACTGGACGAACGCATTGCAGGGGCTGTGAAAAACGATGAGTCCCACACACGCAGAGTCGAAATACTCAACTCTGTGAAAGGCATCGGGCCGGTGACTGTCAGCACGCTTCTTGCTGAACTCCCCGAGCTGGGAAAACTCAATCGCAGGCAAATCGCAAAGCTGGTCGGAGTCGCTCCGATCAGTCGCGATTCCGGTCGGTCCTCCCACAGGCGAAAGACAGTCGGAGGGCGTTCGGGAGTTCGCCGTACGCTTTATATGGCGGCGATGTCTGCCGCACAGTTTAACCCCCGCATGAAGAGTTTCTATTTGCGATTGCTGGCCGTAGGAAAGCAGAAGAAGGTGGCACTCACGGCTGTCATGCGAAAACTCATCACGATCCTCAATACGCTCGTTCGTACGGATCAGCTCTGGAAAGATCCTTCACCACCTGTTGGTGACTACGAGCTTGTCTGA
- a CDS encoding SMP-30/gluconolactonase/LRE family protein, with the protein MRFPIVTFVFCSMLSMAVCPAQNTTNFPVIGHVDRFDESVNRLIDVDARIEVLCGGFEWAEGPVWVPQAENRYGGSVLFSDIPNNAVMRWQEGFGVSVFMKPAGYTGVAEYGKEPGSNGLALDRQGRLVLCEHGDRRISVLTQNGGKMTLADRWEGKRFNSPNDLAIRDNGDIFFTDPIYGLPRQAEDPRREIDFCGVYRLQPDGTVTAEFKEIARPNGIGFSPDQKTLYVANSDGRDPVWRAFPVQEDGSLGSPRVFFDSSKSEQISAGGGDGLKVDQLGNVFATGPGGVLIISPTGQLLGRIVTGERIANVGWGNDGSTLYLTSDMYLCRIQTRTKGTGF; encoded by the coding sequence ATGCGATTTCCAATTGTCACCTTTGTGTTCTGTTCGATGCTGTCCATGGCAGTTTGCCCCGCGCAGAACACGACTAATTTTCCGGTGATTGGGCACGTCGATCGATTTGACGAGTCTGTTAATCGGTTGATTGATGTTGACGCCCGAATTGAGGTGCTCTGCGGAGGATTCGAGTGGGCCGAAGGTCCTGTTTGGGTGCCACAAGCCGAAAACAGATACGGTGGATCCGTCCTGTTCTCGGACATACCAAACAACGCAGTGATGCGGTGGCAGGAGGGCTTCGGCGTTTCTGTTTTCATGAAGCCTGCCGGATACACCGGGGTCGCGGAATATGGCAAGGAACCCGGCAGCAACGGTTTGGCTCTGGACAGGCAGGGACGTCTGGTCTTGTGCGAACATGGAGATCGCCGCATTTCTGTTCTCACGCAGAATGGAGGCAAGATGACGCTGGCGGATCGCTGGGAAGGCAAACGGTTCAACAGTCCCAATGACCTGGCGATCCGGGATAACGGTGACATTTTCTTCACCGACCCTATCTATGGTTTGCCCCGTCAGGCCGAAGACCCGCGGCGCGAAATTGATTTCTGTGGAGTCTACCGACTGCAACCAGATGGCACTGTGACCGCGGAATTCAAGGAAATTGCGAGACCGAACGGCATTGGATTTTCTCCCGATCAGAAAACTCTGTATGTCGCCAATAGTGATGGGCGTGATCCTGTCTGGCGTGCGTTTCCGGTGCAGGAAGACGGAAGTCTGGGTTCGCCGAGAGTTTTTTTTGATAGTTCGAAGTCGGAACAGATCTCAGCAGGTGGCGGTGACGGATTAAAGGTGGACCAGTTGGGGAATGTCTTCGCGACGGGGCCGGGTGGCGTCCTGATCATTTCTCCGACCGGTCAGCTGCTGGGGCGAATTGTCACGGGAGAACGTATCGCGAACGTCGGCTGGGGAAATGACGGAAGTACTTTGTATCTGACATCGGACATGTATCTTTGCCGAATTCAGACCCGGACGAAGGGAACGGGTTTCTGA
- a CDS encoding arylsulfatase → MSFRLTICSLQYPTHEVSRWFFHLYTFETFRMLLIPANFRQSVSVIAFSLLLTHLTAATCLADDSGDSRPRPNIVVILVDDMGFSDIGCYGSEIPTPNLDALAANGLKFRQFYNTGRCCPTRASLLTGLYSHQAGIGHMTDDYGIPGYRGVLNRRCVTLGDVARSAGYFTAATGKWHVGHRNESNMPLQRGFDRFFGVPEGGGFYFQVKAGRTVRLNNDVFYSTEKPAPDGWYSTDAWTEYSLKFVDEAKHARKPFLLYLAHNAPHFPLQATADDIAMFRGRYKDGWDKLSKDRLHRQLNSGLIDSSWEPAERSKPVAEWDSLSDQDKDRFDHLMATYAACVYRMDRSIGTLVEGLKQRDQFDNTLILFMSDNGGCAESGPRGRSEGDPTVADSNWFCGESWAWMQDTPFRKFKHYNHEGGIATPLIAHWPAGIQSKGEWRDTPAHLIDVMATVVDLTGATYPEEHGGVKIQPAEGRSLRPVFDHQSIQRDALYWEHEGNAAIREGDWKLVRLGGKGAWELYNMKSDRTEQHDLAETHPDRVRTLEQKWLAWAERCHVHTDGLPDRSQSNGGKKAPGKKGKRKAKSID, encoded by the coding sequence ATGAGTTTTCGGTTGACGATTTGTTCGTTGCAGTATCCGACGCACGAAGTGAGTCGATGGTTCTTTCACCTCTACACGTTCGAGACATTCAGAATGTTGCTCATCCCTGCAAATTTCAGGCAGTCTGTCAGCGTCATTGCGTTCAGCCTGCTCCTCACACATCTGACTGCAGCCACTTGCCTGGCCGATGATTCCGGCGATTCCCGGCCACGTCCCAACATTGTTGTGATTCTGGTGGATGATATGGGGTTCTCTGACATCGGTTGTTATGGAAGTGAGATCCCGACACCGAACCTTGATGCACTTGCGGCCAACGGTCTGAAATTTCGGCAGTTCTACAACACGGGCCGATGCTGTCCGACTCGGGCATCGTTGCTGACCGGTCTGTATTCGCATCAGGCTGGTATTGGTCACATGACGGATGACTACGGTATTCCCGGGTATCGAGGTGTTTTGAATCGTCGGTGTGTGACACTGGGTGATGTTGCTCGGTCGGCAGGCTATTTCACTGCTGCCACAGGAAAGTGGCATGTCGGGCACCGCAACGAATCCAACATGCCGCTGCAAAGAGGTTTTGATCGATTCTTCGGGGTTCCTGAAGGAGGCGGTTTTTATTTTCAGGTCAAGGCCGGTCGGACGGTACGCCTGAATAACGACGTTTTCTATTCAACTGAAAAACCAGCACCGGACGGGTGGTATTCGACGGATGCCTGGACGGAATACAGCTTGAAGTTTGTTGACGAAGCCAAGCACGCGCGAAAGCCGTTTCTCCTGTATCTGGCACATAACGCCCCTCATTTTCCTCTTCAGGCGACGGCTGACGATATCGCAATGTTTCGTGGTCGCTACAAGGATGGCTGGGATAAGCTTTCGAAGGACAGGCTGCATCGGCAATTGAATTCCGGTCTGATTGACTCGTCCTGGGAGCCAGCCGAGCGTTCGAAGCCGGTCGCTGAATGGGATTCGCTGAGCGACCAGGATAAGGATCGTTTTGATCATTTGATGGCGACTTATGCCGCTTGCGTTTACAGAATGGATCGTTCGATTGGTACGCTTGTTGAGGGACTGAAGCAGCGGGATCAGTTTGACAATACATTGATCCTGTTTATGAGCGACAATGGAGGATGTGCCGAAAGTGGTCCTCGAGGCCGGAGTGAAGGTGATCCGACAGTGGCCGATTCGAACTGGTTTTGCGGTGAGTCGTGGGCATGGATGCAGGATACACCGTTTCGCAAGTTCAAGCATTACAACCATGAAGGGGGAATCGCCACACCCCTGATCGCCCATTGGCCTGCCGGGATTCAAAGCAAGGGGGAGTGGCGTGATACGCCGGCTCATTTAATCGATGTGATGGCTACCGTTGTTGATTTGACCGGTGCCACGTATCCCGAAGAGCATGGTGGTGTCAAAATTCAACCTGCTGAAGGGCGCAGCCTCAGGCCGGTTTTTGATCATCAGTCGATTCAGCGAGACGCATTGTACTGGGAGCACGAAGGCAATGCGGCGATTCGCGAAGGAGACTGGAAGCTTGTGCGTTTAGGTGGAAAGGGTGCCTGGGAACTTTACAACATGAAGTCTGATCGTACCGAGCAACATGATCTGGCAGAAACGCATCCAGATCGGGTCCGGACGCTTGAGCAGAAATGGCTGGCGTGGGCCGAACGCTGTCATGTTCACACGGATGGTTTGCCGGATCGAAGTCAAAGCAACGGCGGAAAGAAGGCCCCCGGGAAGAAAGGCAAAAGGAAAGCCAAATCCATAGACTGA
- a CDS encoding DUF1501 domain-containing protein, with protein MNHRVETATGLLQQVTRRYLFQNSALGLGAAALGSLLNESASAGAESYSRDPMAARPSHHTPKARAVIFLFMAGGPSQLDLFTHKPLLQKHHGESPPAEFMEGKRFAFLKGTEKLLGSSQRFARWGECGQELSHLLPHHRQIVDEVCWINGMKTDVFNHGPAKLFVNTGSPQPGRPGMGAWVTYGIGSESSDLPGFVVLQSGPRGPRAGSSLWSSGFLPTTHQGVPFRSGPEPILNLKSPEGQGRTQERHFVDVVGDLNRMKADVVGDPEIQTRIAAYEMAYRMQSSAPDLMDLGQEPQHILDLYGATPGKSSYANNCLLARRMIQRGVRFVQLYHTNWDHHGGPTENLENHLPAVCREVDQASAALVQDLKQQGLLDDTIVVWGGEFGRTPMGEIRQTTGRDHHIDAYTMWIAGGGFKSGIIHGATDELGLSVTENAVHVHDLQATILHQLGLDHERLTYRFQGRDFRLTDVHGRVVDDIIA; from the coding sequence TTGAATCATCGTGTTGAAACTGCCACTGGACTATTACAGCAGGTGACTCGTCGTTACCTGTTTCAGAATTCCGCGCTGGGGCTTGGAGCGGCAGCTTTGGGCTCGCTGTTAAATGAGTCAGCGTCGGCCGGGGCGGAATCATATTCACGTGACCCGATGGCTGCCCGGCCATCGCATCATACTCCGAAAGCCAGGGCTGTCATTTTTCTGTTTATGGCTGGTGGGCCGAGTCAACTGGACTTGTTCACGCACAAACCTTTGTTGCAGAAACACCATGGAGAGTCGCCACCTGCTGAGTTCATGGAAGGCAAACGATTTGCGTTTCTCAAGGGAACAGAAAAGTTGCTGGGCAGTTCCCAGCGATTTGCGAGATGGGGTGAATGTGGTCAGGAGCTGAGTCACCTGTTGCCTCATCATCGTCAAATTGTGGATGAGGTCTGCTGGATCAACGGCATGAAGACCGATGTCTTCAATCATGGTCCGGCGAAGCTGTTTGTTAACACCGGATCGCCTCAACCAGGTCGACCAGGCATGGGGGCCTGGGTGACATACGGCATCGGAAGCGAATCCAGCGACTTGCCCGGTTTTGTCGTGCTGCAGTCAGGTCCTCGAGGGCCTCGCGCGGGAAGTTCGCTCTGGTCGAGCGGATTTCTGCCGACAACGCACCAGGGCGTACCATTTCGGAGTGGACCGGAGCCGATTCTGAATCTAAAGAGCCCTGAGGGGCAGGGGAGAACGCAGGAACGGCACTTCGTCGATGTCGTGGGCGATTTGAATCGTATGAAGGCAGATGTGGTCGGTGATCCGGAGATTCAGACTCGCATTGCTGCCTATGAGATGGCCTACCGCATGCAGTCCAGCGCGCCGGACCTGATGGACCTGGGACAGGAACCGCAACACATTCTTGACCTGTACGGAGCGACTCCCGGCAAGTCGTCTTATGCAAACAACTGCCTGTTGGCTCGTCGTATGATTCAGCGTGGTGTCCGTTTTGTTCAGCTCTATCACACCAACTGGGATCACCACGGAGGGCCAACGGAAAACCTGGAGAATCATCTTCCCGCTGTTTGCCGGGAAGTGGATCAGGCATCGGCAGCCCTGGTTCAGGATCTGAAGCAGCAAGGTTTGCTGGACGACACCATCGTGGTTTGGGGTGGAGAATTTGGTCGCACCCCGATGGGAGAAATTCGCCAGACGACCGGTCGCGATCACCACATTGATGCTTATACGATGTGGATAGCCGGAGGCGGATTCAAATCGGGGATCATCCATGGTGCGACGGATGAGCTTGGGCTGAGTGTGACTGAGAATGCAGTTCACGTTCATGATCTGCAGGCAACAATTCTGCATCAACTGGGGCTGGATCACGAGCGTCTCACCTACAGGTTTCAGGGCAGGGATTTCCGTCTGACGGATGTTCACGGTCGTGTGGTAGACGACATCATTGCTTAA
- a CDS encoding endonuclease/exonuclease/phosphatase family protein: MTVGPHLVSLMAATIVVFAAHSFGASGIDAFEGESQTPSIRVMSFNIRFGTANDGENHWKHRQEFVAETIRAWSPDLLGTQETLKFQRDFLAEKLPEYGVIGVGRNDGKDDGEMMALFYRKDRFDVLDSGHFWLSETPEKIGSQSWDSSLPRMATWVRLRDRQHPDSQPVMYLNTHFDHRGQEARRQSALLIRRRASEAVSDGCRIIVTGDFNAGFGSQPYEALFSASDGSASPVVDTWSSIHPQVTPEEGTFSGFQSSGTKGARIDWIAVSRDWKVLDAGIDRTERDGRTPSDHFPVYAILQAR; the protein is encoded by the coding sequence ATGACAGTTGGTCCACATCTTGTGTCTTTGATGGCTGCCACCATCGTTGTCTTTGCTGCTCATTCTTTCGGTGCATCCGGAATTGATGCGTTCGAGGGAGAATCTCAGACGCCGTCGATTCGAGTCATGAGCTTCAATATTCGTTTTGGTACGGCGAACGATGGGGAGAACCACTGGAAGCATCGACAGGAGTTTGTGGCCGAAACCATCCGGGCCTGGTCACCGGACCTGCTGGGGACTCAGGAGACTTTGAAGTTTCAGCGAGACTTTCTGGCTGAGAAACTGCCCGAATACGGAGTCATCGGTGTTGGTCGAAATGATGGAAAAGACGACGGCGAAATGATGGCTTTGTTTTACCGCAAAGATCGTTTTGATGTACTGGATTCTGGTCATTTCTGGCTGAGCGAAACTCCTGAAAAGATTGGCAGTCAGAGTTGGGACAGCTCACTGCCACGAATGGCGACGTGGGTCCGGCTGAGAGACCGCCAGCATCCCGATTCGCAACCTGTGATGTACCTGAATACACATTTTGATCATCGGGGTCAGGAAGCCCGTCGACAGTCGGCCCTTTTGATTCGCCGACGAGCGAGCGAAGCGGTTTCAGACGGATGTCGCATCATCGTGACCGGTGATTTTAATGCGGGCTTCGGCAGCCAGCCGTACGAAGCTCTGTTTTCAGCATCTGATGGTTCGGCGTCTCCTGTTGTTGATACCTGGTCGTCCATTCATCCTCAGGTGACCCCGGAAGAAGGTACATTTTCGGGCTTTCAGAGTTCCGGGACGAAGGGCGCCAGGATCGACTGGATTGCGGTATCACGCGACTGGAAGGTTCTGGACGCCGGCATTGACCGCACCGAGCGTGATGGGCGGACTCCATCCGATCATTTTCCTGTGTATGCAATTCTTCAGGCGCGATAG